One Sphaerisporangium krabiense DNA segment encodes these proteins:
- a CDS encoding DMT family transporter yields MTHVSVSRGLLYVTVAAVIWGTGGPAAAVLYQVSGLGPVAVSFWRFVFGAAVMFAAARVARVAAARPRWTTVGLAGCGLAVSQAAYFGAVAEIGVAMATVITLGASPALVALGARLWLGERPGRGAAGGMVLAPAGLLLMAGDLAAVSPAGLALSLLSAVAYAAVTLLPRAARAAGGDSWGTAMWGFAAGGLLLAPIAAAEGLLPGGGEVTTLALLAYLGVMPTAVAYGLFFTGLSAVRATTASVVALLEPAAATAIGVLLLGERLTPAAAAGAAVLLGSVAFLALGESRRAG; encoded by the coding sequence ATGACGCATGTCTCCGTATCGCGGGGTCTGCTGTACGTCACCGTCGCCGCCGTCATCTGGGGCACGGGCGGGCCGGCGGCGGCCGTCCTCTATCAGGTCAGCGGCCTCGGGCCGGTCGCGGTGTCGTTCTGGCGGTTCGTGTTCGGGGCCGCGGTGATGTTCGCCGCGGCGCGGGTGGCGCGGGTCGCCGCGGCGCGGCCCCGCTGGACAACGGTGGGGCTCGCCGGGTGCGGGCTGGCCGTCTCGCAGGCCGCCTACTTCGGGGCCGTGGCCGAGATCGGGGTCGCCATGGCCACGGTGATCACGCTCGGCGCGAGCCCGGCGCTCGTGGCGCTCGGGGCACGGCTGTGGCTGGGCGAACGGCCCGGCCGGGGCGCGGCGGGCGGCATGGTCCTCGCGCCGGCGGGGCTGCTGCTGATGGCGGGCGACCTGGCGGCGGTGTCGCCCGCCGGGCTGGCGCTGTCCCTGCTGTCCGCGGTCGCCTACGCCGCCGTCACGCTGCTCCCCCGCGCCGCCCGGGCGGCGGGCGGCGACTCCTGGGGTACGGCGATGTGGGGGTTCGCCGCCGGGGGCCTGCTGCTGGCCCCGATCGCCGCGGCCGAGGGCCTGCTGCCCGGCGGAGGCGAGGTCACGACGCTGGCCCTGCTCGCGTACCTCGGGGTGATGCCGACGGCCGTCGCCTACGGCCTGTTCTTCACCGGCCTGTCGGCCGTCCGGGCGACCACGGCGTCGGTGGTGGCGCTGCTGGAGCCGGCGGCGGCGACGGCGATCGGCGTCCTGCTCCTCGGCGAGCGCCTGACCCCGGCCGCGGCCGCGGGCGCGGCGGTGCTGCTCGGCTCGGTGGCGTTCCTGGCCCTCGGCGAGTCGCGGCGGGCAGGGTGA
- a CDS encoding VOC family protein: protein MTTKAQFIAVTLDCAEPKGLADFYAKITGYDSQYADENYAFIGDGTHAIGFQRVEGRAPASWPGPAKQFHLDFRVPDVDKAVREYVELGAVKPEFQPGDGWVVLADPEGHLFCVCPERS from the coding sequence ATGACGACGAAAGCACAGTTCATCGCGGTGACGCTCGACTGCGCCGAGCCCAAGGGCCTGGCGGACTTCTACGCGAAGATCACCGGATACGACAGCCAGTACGCGGACGAGAACTACGCGTTCATCGGGGACGGGACGCACGCGATCGGGTTCCAGCGGGTCGAGGGGCGGGCGCCCGCCTCGTGGCCGGGGCCGGCCAAGCAGTTCCACCTGGACTTCCGGGTGCCGGACGTCGACAAGGCCGTGCGCGAGTACGTCGAGCTCGGGGCCGTCAAGCCGGAGTTCCAGCCGGGGGACGGCTGGGTCGTCCTCGCCGACCCCGAAGGACACCTGTTCTGCGTCTGCCCGGAACGCTCCTGA
- a CDS encoding DMT family transporter — protein sequence MSIALVGALGYAGGAAIQQHEAVRGGATFKLVRRPRWWIGGAIGFAGASLHALALSFAPLVLVQPVSVTTLVFAVPLAAVLHGRRPHRAEILGSIAVSAGLLGIMLLVPQSHTRPELSTRGALWFLACIGVVVALCELFARRARGTTAKALVTAIGAGAVTAAVSTFVRVVGGGLDGDLSRLFHWFTLVIPVLLVIAVILLQKSYAVGHFSVAYAGVQVIDPVTSVLAGVILLGEPVPTDPASIIPALISAAVLIGGTITLGRYSPDPSTLACHVEAPVPVTTRAGAR from the coding sequence GTGTCGATCGCGCTGGTCGGCGCGCTCGGGTACGCCGGAGGCGCGGCGATTCAGCAGCACGAGGCGGTCCGCGGCGGCGCCACCTTCAAGCTGGTCAGGCGGCCGCGATGGTGGATCGGCGGCGCCATCGGCTTCGCCGGCGCCTCCCTGCACGCGCTGGCCCTGAGCTTCGCCCCGCTGGTGCTGGTCCAGCCGGTCAGCGTGACGACGCTGGTCTTCGCCGTCCCGCTCGCCGCGGTGCTGCACGGCAGGCGTCCGCACCGGGCGGAGATCCTCGGCTCGATCGCCGTGTCCGCGGGGCTCCTCGGCATCATGCTGCTCGTCCCGCAGAGCCATACCCGCCCCGAGCTGTCCACGCGCGGGGCGCTGTGGTTCCTGGCCTGCATCGGCGTCGTCGTGGCGCTGTGCGAGCTGTTCGCGCGGCGGGCGCGGGGCACGACCGCCAAGGCGCTGGTCACGGCGATCGGCGCCGGGGCCGTGACGGCGGCGGTGTCCACGTTCGTCCGGGTCGTCGGCGGCGGCCTCGACGGTGACCTCTCCCGCCTGTTCCACTGGTTCACGCTGGTGATCCCGGTGCTGCTCGTCATCGCCGTCATCCTGTTGCAGAAGTCGTACGCGGTCGGCCATTTCAGCGTCGCGTACGCGGGCGTGCAGGTGATCGACCCGGTCACGTCCGTGCTGGCGGGCGTGATCCTGCTCGGCGAGCCGGTGCCGACCGACCCGGCGAGCATCATCCCCGCGCTGATCTCCGCCGCGGTGCTGATCGGCGGCACGATCACGCTCGGGCGTTACAGCCCCGACCCCTCCACGCTCGCGTGTCACGTGGAGGCCCCCGTGCCCGTCACGACGCGGGCGGGCGCCAGGTGA
- a CDS encoding FAD-dependent monooxygenase, whose product MSRAVVIGGGIGGLTAAVALSLKGWDVTICERAGSLEPVGSGLAVAPNALKALDTIGAGDKVRELAAMQGQAGVRASDGRWLLRTSAEAVMARFGDPTVLLLRATLVDLLARRLPAGALRLGTSVETADPGTGRVVTGQGDLDADLIVAADGINSAVRRALFPSHPAPVHSGVTSWRVVVPSPEPDLRSSETWGRGQVFGVMPLADGLVYCYATAPAGRAADVPGGKRRLTALFSGWHDPIPRLLAAARENEILEHDIFALPSPPPAFHAGRVALLGDAAHAMTPNMGQGACQAIEDAVVLAHVAGAPGAAPVDLAPYTAARRARTAGVMRRSWTLCRLTQWSNPLAVRARDTVMTLAGRLAGDVSLRQFDDVFTWRPPAS is encoded by the coding sequence ATGTCCCGCGCGGTCGTCATCGGCGGAGGGATCGGCGGCCTGACCGCCGCCGTGGCCCTGTCCCTCAAGGGGTGGGACGTCACAATCTGCGAGCGGGCGGGCTCGCTGGAACCCGTCGGGTCCGGTCTCGCCGTCGCGCCGAACGCCCTCAAGGCGCTGGACACGATCGGCGCGGGCGACAAGGTGCGCGAGCTCGCCGCCATGCAGGGCCAGGCCGGGGTGCGCGCCTCCGACGGCCGATGGCTGCTCCGCACCAGCGCCGAGGCCGTGATGGCCCGCTTCGGCGACCCCACCGTGCTGCTGCTGCGCGCCACGCTCGTGGACCTGCTCGCGCGCAGGCTCCCCGCGGGCGCCCTGCGCCTCGGCACGTCCGTCGAGACCGCCGACCCGGGCACCGGCCGGGTCGTCACCGGACAGGGAGACCTGGACGCCGACCTGATCGTTGCCGCCGACGGCATCAACTCGGCGGTCCGCCGCGCCCTCTTCCCCTCACACCCGGCCCCGGTCCACTCGGGCGTGACGAGCTGGCGCGTCGTCGTGCCGAGCCCGGAACCAGACCTGCGGAGCAGCGAGACGTGGGGACGCGGCCAGGTCTTCGGCGTCATGCCCCTGGCCGACGGCCTGGTGTACTGCTACGCCACGGCCCCGGCGGGCCGGGCGGCCGACGTGCCGGGCGGGAAGCGGCGGCTGACCGCCCTGTTCTCCGGCTGGCACGACCCGATCCCCCGGCTGCTGGCCGCGGCGCGGGAAAACGAGATCCTCGAACACGACATCTTCGCCCTGCCCTCGCCTCCCCCGGCCTTCCACGCGGGCCGGGTGGCGCTGCTCGGCGACGCGGCGCACGCCATGACCCCGAACATGGGCCAGGGCGCCTGCCAGGCGATCGAGGACGCCGTGGTGCTCGCGCACGTCGCCGGCGCCCCGGGCGCGGCGCCCGTGGATCTCGCGCCTTACACCGCGGCCCGGCGGGCCCGCACGGCGGGCGTCATGCGCAGGTCCTGGACGCTCTGCCGTCTCACCCAATGGTCGAACCCGCTCGCCGTCCGCGCCCGTGACACCGTGATGACGCTGGCCGGCCGCCTCGCCGGGGACGTGTCCCTGCGTCAGTTCGACGACGTGTTCACCTGGCGCCCGCCCGCGTCGTGA
- a CDS encoding TetR/AcrR family transcriptional regulator, with protein MRREDVIADAAITLLVERGMRGLTHRAVDEQAGLPLGSTSNLARTRAALLALTLARLTDLEERQFALFPAGETRTPVPLPDGPERLADLAAHILHVQLTKGRHTTVARYELALEATRRPELREVYDKAGARFRDLATAVLAAAGSPDPARHGHRLVAYAEGLLFDAIAGAGVTPDLDDLRTAMREILHGMLNSRKIPPEQPQPPRPHAATP; from the coding sequence ATGCGCAGGGAGGATGTCATCGCGGACGCGGCCATCACGTTGCTGGTCGAAAGGGGGATGCGCGGGCTCACCCACCGCGCGGTGGACGAGCAGGCCGGGCTGCCCCTCGGGTCCACCTCCAACCTGGCCCGCACCCGCGCGGCCCTGCTCGCGCTCACCCTCGCCCGCCTCACGGACCTGGAGGAACGCCAGTTCGCCCTGTTCCCGGCCGGGGAGACCCGGACGCCCGTCCCTCTGCCCGACGGCCCCGAGCGGCTCGCCGACCTGGCCGCCCACATCCTCCACGTCCAGCTCACCAAGGGCCGCCACACCACCGTGGCCCGCTACGAGCTGGCCCTGGAGGCCACCCGCCGCCCCGAGCTGCGCGAGGTGTACGACAAGGCGGGCGCCCGCTTCCGCGACCTGGCCACCGCCGTCCTCGCCGCCGCCGGCTCCCCGGACCCGGCACGCCACGGTCACCGCCTCGTCGCCTACGCCGAGGGCCTCCTCTTCGACGCGATCGCCGGCGCCGGCGTGACCCCCGACCTCGACGACCTCCGCACCGCGATGCGCGAAATCCTCCACGGCATGCTGAACTCCCGAAAGATCCCGCCAGAACAGCCCCAGCCCCCGCGCCCTCACGCCGCGACGCCGTGA
- a CDS encoding phosphotransferase family protein, with amino-acid sequence MPANIGTSPPGLDLGRLRERLAAHGLAAGTLTAEVIHGGKSNLTYLVRDGDRGYVVRRPPLGHVLATAHDMGREFRVMTALRDTGVPVPRTYHLCEDPDVIGAPFYVMEYVEGDRPPATPALDAELVAVLARLHEVDPAAVGLDGFGRPEGFLERQVRRWKRQLDASRGRDLPGMDALHDRLAGTVPVTQRHAIVHGDFKLGNTIIAAGRVRAVLDWEMSTLGDPLTDLALFLLYAEFEALDMGEGARAGEHMPGAELARRYARGTGLDLSRLGWYVALACFKLAVIAEGIHVRHARGLTVGDGFDDIGGHVAPLVSHGLRALESQEG; translated from the coding sequence ATGCCCGCGAACATCGGGACGAGTCCGCCGGGGCTGGACCTCGGGCGGCTGCGGGAGCGTCTCGCGGCGCATGGACTGGCCGCGGGGACGCTCACGGCGGAGGTCATCCACGGCGGCAAGTCGAATCTGACCTACCTCGTGCGCGACGGCGACCGCGGCTACGTCGTGCGCAGGCCGCCGCTCGGGCACGTGCTCGCCACGGCGCACGACATGGGCCGCGAGTTCCGCGTGATGACGGCGCTGCGCGACACCGGCGTGCCGGTCCCGCGCACCTACCACCTCTGCGAGGACCCGGACGTCATCGGCGCCCCCTTCTACGTGATGGAGTACGTCGAGGGCGACCGTCCCCCGGCCACGCCCGCGCTCGACGCGGAGCTGGTGGCGGTCCTCGCCCGCCTGCACGAGGTGGATCCCGCGGCCGTAGGGCTGGACGGGTTCGGCCGTCCCGAGGGCTTCCTGGAGCGCCAGGTCCGCCGGTGGAAGCGCCAGCTCGACGCCTCCCGTGGACGTGACCTGCCGGGCATGGACGCCCTGCACGACCGGCTGGCCGGCACGGTGCCCGTCACGCAGCGCCACGCGATCGTGCACGGCGACTTCAAGCTCGGCAACACCATCATCGCCGCCGGCCGGGTCCGCGCCGTCCTGGACTGGGAGATGTCCACCCTGGGCGACCCTCTGACCGACCTCGCCCTGTTCCTGCTGTACGCCGAGTTCGAGGCCCTGGACATGGGGGAGGGGGCGCGGGCGGGGGAGCACATGCCCGGCGCCGAGCTGGCCCGCCGGTACGCGCGCGGCACCGGCCTGGACCTGTCCCGCCTCGGCTGGTACGTCGCCCTGGCCTGCTTCAAGCTGGCGGTGATCGCCGAGGGCATCCACGTCCGCCACGCGCGCGGCCTCACGGTCGGGGACGGCTTCGACGACATCGGCGGGCACGTCGCCCCGCTGGTGTCCCACGGACTGCGGGCGCTGGAGTCCCAGGAGGGCTGA
- a CDS encoding acyl-CoA dehydrogenase family protein: MDFGFDATTEELRARLTAFMDECVYPAEEEFERQAAGSGWSPPPLLEDLKHEARRRGLWNLFLPGEHGAGLTNLQYAPLAEIMGRSPRVAPAATNCAAPDTGNMEVLAMFGSERQRGTWLEPLLNGEIRSAFAMTEPDVASSDATNIATSIVRDGDAYVINGRKWFASGAMNPNCAIFIVMGRTAQDGPPHRRQSMVLVPRDTPGLTVRRGMHVFGYADADHGGHAELLFEDVRVPAGNLIGEEGGGFAIAQARLGPGRIHHCMRLIGMAERAVELTCARALRRTTFGTPLARQGVVQDWIAEARVRIEQLRLLVLKTAWLMDTAGNRGAHTEIQAIKIATPREVEWILDKAIQVHGAGGVSQDFPLAGLWAAARSLRLADGPDEVHKRSLAYRELKKHMPAE, translated from the coding sequence ATGGATTTCGGGTTCGACGCCACCACCGAGGAGCTGCGCGCGCGGCTGACCGCCTTCATGGACGAGTGCGTGTACCCGGCGGAGGAGGAGTTCGAGCGGCAGGCCGCCGGCAGCGGCTGGAGCCCCCCGCCGCTGCTGGAGGACCTCAAGCACGAGGCCCGCCGGCGCGGCCTGTGGAACCTCTTCCTGCCCGGTGAGCACGGCGCGGGCCTGACGAACCTCCAGTACGCCCCGCTGGCCGAGATCATGGGCCGCAGCCCGCGCGTCGCCCCCGCCGCCACCAACTGCGCCGCCCCGGACACCGGCAACATGGAAGTGCTCGCGATGTTCGGCTCGGAGCGGCAGCGCGGGACATGGCTGGAGCCCCTGCTGAACGGCGAGATCCGCTCGGCGTTCGCGATGACCGAGCCGGACGTCGCCTCCTCCGACGCCACCAACATCGCCACCTCCATCGTCCGTGACGGCGACGCGTACGTGATCAACGGCCGCAAGTGGTTCGCCTCCGGCGCCATGAACCCGAACTGCGCGATCTTCATCGTCATGGGCAGGACCGCCCAGGACGGCCCGCCGCACCGCCGGCAGAGCATGGTGCTGGTGCCGCGCGACACCCCCGGCCTGACCGTCCGGCGCGGCATGCACGTGTTCGGGTACGCCGACGCCGACCACGGCGGGCACGCCGAGCTGCTGTTCGAGGACGTCCGCGTCCCGGCGGGGAACCTGATCGGCGAGGAGGGCGGCGGCTTCGCCATCGCCCAGGCCAGGCTCGGCCCCGGACGGATCCACCACTGCATGCGGCTCATCGGCATGGCCGAGCGCGCGGTCGAGCTGACGTGCGCGCGTGCCCTGCGGCGCACGACGTTCGGCACGCCGCTGGCCCGGCAGGGCGTCGTCCAGGACTGGATCGCCGAGGCGCGGGTCAGGATCGAGCAGCTGCGCCTGCTGGTGCTCAAGACGGCGTGGCTGATGGACACGGCCGGCAACCGCGGCGCGCACACCGAGATCCAGGCCATCAAGATCGCCACCCCGCGCGAGGTGGAGTGGATCCTCGACAAGGCCATCCAGGTGCACGGCGCCGGTGGCGTCAGCCAGGACTTCCCGCTGGCCGGGCTGTGGGCGGCGGCCCGTTCGCTGCGGCTGGCCGACGGGCCGGACGAGGTGCACAAGCGGTCGCTGGCCTACCGCGAGCTGAAGAAGCACATGCCCGCCGAGTGA
- a CDS encoding TetR/AcrR family transcriptional regulator translates to MAREGGRRAAGEEAGGTTRGRAGGDEPVRGRLLGAATRLFADRGFESTSVQEIVAAAGVTKGAMYHYFDSKDDLLREIYARVLRLQTERLDRFADAPGPVAGRVYDAAVDVVATTVENLDDSKIFFRSMHQLAPETRKAVRAERRRYHERFRDLVAEGQREGVFRADVPADLVVDFFFGSVHHLGSWYHADGALPGVAVGRHFADLLLASLRPVPET, encoded by the coding sequence ATGGCGCGCGAGGGGGGACGGCGGGCCGCCGGCGAGGAGGCGGGCGGCACGACCCGGGGCAGGGCGGGCGGCGACGAGCCCGTGCGCGGCAGGCTGCTCGGCGCGGCGACGCGCCTGTTCGCCGACAGGGGCTTCGAGAGCACCTCGGTGCAGGAGATCGTGGCCGCGGCCGGGGTCACCAAGGGGGCGATGTACCACTACTTCGACTCCAAGGACGACCTGCTGCGCGAGATCTACGCCCGGGTGCTGCGCCTGCAGACCGAGCGGCTCGACCGGTTCGCCGACGCGCCGGGCCCGGTCGCCGGGCGCGTGTACGACGCGGCCGTGGACGTCGTGGCGACCACCGTCGAGAACCTCGACGACTCCAAGATCTTCTTCAGGTCGATGCACCAGCTCGCGCCCGAGACGCGGAAGGCCGTGCGGGCCGAGCGACGCCGCTACCACGAGCGGTTCCGCGACCTGGTGGCCGAGGGCCAGCGGGAGGGGGTCTTCCGCGCCGACGTGCCCGCCGACCTGGTGGTGGACTTCTTCTTCGGCTCCGTGCACCACCTGGGCTCGTGGTACCACGCGGACGGGGCGTTGCCGGGCGTGGCCGTCGGACGCCACTTCGCCGACCTCCTGCTCGCCTCCCTGCGCCCCGTCCCCGAGACCTGA
- a CDS encoding nuclease-related domain-containing protein: MPNGSIYVPPDDKFKWGSPSVMYELRWRETRSERRRRRHIMAGAGFVLITALSFYRSFPMPFLIGLLGGGAVWVADAFVSWRMFEATAVWRGKRSGATRTGRLLRRKLGSHGYRVLDGRAVPGKASIDHLVIGPGGVWILDNEAWPPDTDIAAYGGKLFFGERSGGSVAKPLVEAAASMAEVLSKESGVPIQITPLLVVHGGRVVNGVVSAEGLTLFRPRKAAKWIVGDAHAELTEEQVEVLARTAARILRRML; the protein is encoded by the coding sequence GTGCCTAATGGGTCCATCTACGTGCCGCCCGACGACAAGTTCAAGTGGGGTTCGCCATCGGTGATGTACGAACTCCGCTGGCGCGAGACCCGGTCCGAACGCCGTCGCAGGCGTCACATCATGGCCGGCGCGGGGTTCGTGCTCATCACCGCGCTGTCGTTCTACCGGTCCTTCCCGATGCCGTTCCTCATCGGGCTCCTCGGCGGCGGCGCGGTCTGGGTGGCCGACGCCTTCGTCTCCTGGCGGATGTTCGAGGCCACCGCGGTGTGGCGCGGCAAGCGCAGCGGCGCCACCCGCACCGGGCGGCTCCTGCGCCGCAAGCTCGGCTCGCACGGCTACCGCGTCCTGGACGGCCGTGCCGTGCCGGGCAAGGCGTCCATCGACCACCTGGTCATCGGGCCGGGCGGCGTGTGGATCCTCGACAACGAGGCGTGGCCGCCCGACACCGACATCGCCGCCTACGGAGGCAAGCTGTTCTTCGGCGAGAGGTCGGGCGGCTCGGTGGCCAAGCCCCTGGTGGAGGCGGCGGCGTCCATGGCCGAGGTCCTGTCCAAGGAGTCCGGCGTCCCCATCCAGATCACGCCGCTGCTCGTCGTGCACGGCGGACGCGTGGTGAACGGGGTGGTCAGCGCCGAAGGTCTCACGCTGTTCCGCCCGCGCAAGGCCGCCAAGTGGATCGTCGGGGACGCGCACGCCGAGCTCACCGAGGAGCAGGTCGAGGTGCTCGCCCGCACCGCCGCGCGCATCCTGCGCCGCATGCTCTGA
- the pdhA gene encoding pyruvate dehydrogenase (acetyl-transferring) E1 component subunit alpha, whose product MESTTPGTQATSDYVQLLAPDGTLGEHPDYPLDLTPAEITSLYRDLVLVRRFDQEAVALQRQGELGLWASCLGQEAAQIGSGRALTDADMAFPTYREHGVAWCRGVDPVDLLGMFRGVNHGGWDPADHNFHLYTIVIGSQTLHGVGYAMGVQRDEAEAAVLAYLGDGATSQGDVNEAFVWAGAFNAPVVFFCQNNQWAISAPMERQSRIPLHRRADGFGFPGIRVDGNDVFACLAVTRKALADARSGAGPTLIEAYTYRMGAHTTSDDPTRYRLREELEIWKSRDPIARVRAHITAGGLADDQFFREVDAEADELGRHVRKRCLEMPDPDPMAMFEHVYVDHNRLVEEERRQYAAYLESFGDE is encoded by the coding sequence ATGGAGTCGACCACCCCGGGCACGCAGGCCACTTCCGACTACGTCCAGCTCCTGGCCCCCGACGGCACCCTCGGCGAGCATCCGGACTACCCGTTGGACCTGACCCCGGCCGAGATCACGTCCCTCTACCGCGATCTCGTCCTCGTCCGCCGCTTCGACCAGGAGGCCGTCGCCCTGCAACGCCAGGGCGAGCTCGGCCTGTGGGCCTCGTGTCTCGGCCAGGAGGCCGCGCAGATCGGGTCGGGGCGCGCCCTGACCGACGCCGACATGGCGTTCCCCACCTACCGTGAGCACGGCGTGGCCTGGTGCCGCGGCGTGGACCCGGTCGACCTGCTCGGCATGTTCCGCGGCGTCAACCACGGCGGCTGGGACCCGGCCGACCACAACTTCCACCTCTACACGATCGTCATCGGCAGCCAGACCCTCCACGGCGTCGGGTACGCCATGGGCGTCCAGCGCGACGAGGCCGAGGCCGCCGTCCTCGCCTACCTCGGCGACGGCGCCACCTCCCAGGGCGACGTGAACGAGGCGTTCGTCTGGGCGGGCGCGTTCAACGCGCCGGTAGTGTTCTTCTGCCAGAACAACCAGTGGGCGATCTCGGCGCCGATGGAACGGCAGTCGCGCATCCCCCTGCACCGCCGCGCGGACGGCTTCGGCTTCCCCGGGATCCGGGTGGACGGCAACGACGTGTTCGCCTGCCTCGCCGTCACGCGCAAGGCCCTGGCCGACGCGCGCTCCGGCGCCGGTCCCACGCTGATCGAGGCGTACACCTACCGCATGGGCGCGCACACCACCTCCGACGACCCGACGCGCTACCGCCTGCGCGAGGAGCTGGAGATCTGGAAGTCCCGCGACCCGATCGCGCGCGTGCGGGCCCACATCACCGCGGGCGGGCTGGCCGACGACCAGTTCTTCCGCGAGGTCGACGCCGAGGCCGACGAGCTCGGCAGGCACGTGCGCAAGCGCTGCCTGGAGATGCCCGACCCCGACCCGATGGCCATGTTCGAGCACGTCTACGTCGACCACAACCGCCTCGTCGAGGAGGAACGGCGCCAGTACGCCGCGTACCTGGAGAGCTTCGGCGACGAGTGA
- a CDS encoding TetR/AcrR family transcriptional regulator, with amino-acid sequence MTGQETGEELRADARRNREALLAVARAAFAEEGTDASLREIARRAGVGIGTLYRHFPTREALLEAALRDGLESLRAAADDSLDAESPIEALAAWLERFSARSSAWCGLPRSVLTALHSEKSELHATSAAMVDAATRLLVRAQEAGEVRADVEPEDLFAAAAAIGWVAENADPGRAARILTLLRDGLRPVDG; translated from the coding sequence GTGACGGGACAGGAAACGGGAGAGGAGCTGCGGGCCGACGCCCGCCGCAACCGCGAGGCCCTGCTGGCGGTGGCGAGGGCCGCCTTCGCCGAGGAGGGCACCGACGCCTCACTGCGGGAGATCGCCCGCCGGGCCGGCGTCGGCATCGGGACGCTGTACCGGCACTTCCCCACCCGCGAGGCACTGCTGGAGGCCGCGCTCCGCGACGGCCTCGAAAGCCTGCGCGCGGCGGCGGACGACTCGCTCGACGCCGAGTCGCCGATCGAGGCGCTGGCCGCGTGGCTGGAGCGGTTCTCCGCGCGCTCGTCCGCGTGGTGCGGGCTGCCCCGATCGGTGCTGACCGCGCTGCACTCGGAGAAGTCGGAGCTGCACGCCACCTCGGCCGCGATGGTCGACGCCGCCACACGACTGCTCGTCCGGGCCCAGGAGGCCGGCGAGGTGCGCGCCGACGTGGAACCCGAGGACCTGTTCGCGGCCGCCGCCGCGATCGGCTGGGTGGCGGAGAACGCCGACCCCGGGCGGGCCGCCCGCATTCTCACGCTGCTCCGCGACGGGCTGCGCCCGGTGGACGGCTGA